CGCCAGGGGCTTGGGATTGAGCAGCGCTTTCTCGAACAGCGGGTCCTTGTAGAGCAGATAGGGCGCCAGCTTGTATTCGTGCAGCTCGGTCTCCTTCTCCAGATCGAGCTTCTTCTTGAAGCTGGTCTCCGCCGAGCGCAGCACGGCTTCGCGCAGCTTGACGGTGAGCTCTGGATCCAGCGCATCGCGGATCACCGTGAAGCCGAAAGCCTCAAGTTCCGCGAGATTCGATTCCAGACCGAGCGCGCGAATGTCGCGATAGATCCTGTTCAGCTCCGGGGTCGACGTCCATTCGCGCGCCGCCGTCCATTCTCCGATTTCCATGATGCGTTTGCCTTTCCTCGTGCGGTTTTCTGTTGTCGAGCCGCGTTCACCGCAAACTCGAAAGTGTTACTCGTTAACAATTCTATGCGATTGCGGCGGCATCTGTAAATCCGCATCCGCGGCCCTTGGCGATTTTCCGCGACGCCTATGGCAACGTTCGATTGTGCGATGCAAGGTTGACTTGATCTTGAGACCGATACTAACCTGTTACGGAGTAACATAATATGTTTCGTTACTAAACCGCAAAAGCGGCGGGTTTCGGCCCGTACAGAACGAGTAGGGGGAGTAAATATGCGCAGGATCGAAACGCCCGCACCTCGTGCGGCGCGGGGGGTATATCCGTTCGGTTTGCTGGCCATGGCGGGGTTGCTGCCTCTTATAGGATCGCCACCGGCGCTGGCCGCCGCCGCGCCGCCTGACACGGTCGTCGGCAAGATAGAAACTGTCGTGGTCACTGCACGTCGCCGCGAGGAAGATATCCAAACGGTACCGTTGTCCGTGACGGCGATCGGCGCGGAAGACCTCAAGACCAAGCACATCGTCTCGCCCAATGACCTGCAATATAACGTGCCGTCGCTGAATGTCGGCGGCGCCTATGGCCACTTCCAGGGCTCCTACGCGATCCGTGGTCTGCGTACCGGCACGACATCGTATTTCTCTGAAGTGGAGGGCGGGCCGACCGATGCCGGCGCGCCGATCTTCGACATGGCCTCCATCCAGATACTAAGAGGGCCGCAGGGCACGCTGTTCGGCCGCACCAATACCGCGGGCGCGATCCTGTTCACGCCACAGCATCCCGAATTCAACAATTGGGGCGGTAGCCTCGAGATCACCCAGGGCGATCTCGGCCGCAGCGAAATCACCGGCGTGCTGAATATCCCGCTGATCGACGATCATCTGGCGATGCGCGTCGCCGTAAATCGGCAGCAGCTCGACGGCTACACAAAAGTCATCGGCACGAATATCGGTCTCGACGGCACCGGCAACGAGTCCGTGCGGATCGGCCTGGAATGGAAGCCGGGCTCGGGCTGGTTCACCAACTACACCGCGGTGAACCAATTGCATGTCGACGAGACGCCGGGCTCGTTCGTCCTATCCGCCTACAATGCGAATTTTGCGTTGTTCAATCTTCCCGCCAATACGTCGACCCCGGCCGGCGCGGCCGCAGGCACGGCGACGTTCGGCGCGGTCTGCGCGACCGCTGTCGCCAGCGGCCTCAGCCCGAGCCTCACGTCTTGCGAAGATCAGCGCCTTGGCATCCTGGCCCAATACAAGCCAATCCTGGCGACGGAATATGCCCGCATCCTGCAAGGCGGCGAGGCCCTTCGCCACACGGGCTCCAGTACCGACATACCCTATAGCGAAAAATATGAAGGGTTCACTTTCGTCAACAAATCGACGGCCGATCTTGGCGATCTTGGCTTCTCGAAGGTCACGCTGACCAATATTTTCGGCTATCAAACCGTGACCGGCGCCAGTCTGTGGGATGTCACCGGCACGCGGGGCGATCTGGAAGCCGCTGTGGCAATCAACTCCGCTGGCGGCAATGTCGCCTTCACGCCGTCCGGCAATGTCGTCAATGCTACCACGCCGATCGCCAAGCCCGGCCCGGCGCTTGCGACCTATACCGAAGAATTTCACATCGACGGTAACTATGGCGACAATCTGCTGACTTGGATTGTCGGTGCCTATTATCGCGGCCAGCCCTATGTTCAGAACTTGGCGGGCATCGCGAACATCACGCGGCTCTATGGCGGAGCGCTGCAGCCGAATCTCGGGTACAACGCCAACTACGCGTTCCAGAATGGCGGCTTTACACGAGCCAGGGGCGAATTCGCACAATTCACACTCGATCTTTCGAGCTTTGTTCTGAATGGCTTGAAGTTCACCGCCGGCATTCGCGACTCGCGCGACGGTTCCAGCAAGTACCAGCTTTCGGCGGTGAAAAACGTCGTTACAGGCGTGTTCACGCCGGGCGCCGCGTCGGCGCCGGCCTATTCGGATAGTTCGGGCTTGGGCTGGACGGCGGCGCTCGACTACACACCCGTCGATAACCTCCTGCTCTACGCCACGGCCCGGCGCGGCTATCGTCCCGGCGGCCTCAACCTCGTTCTGGGCTGCAGCGCCGTTCCCAACTGCACGCCGTTCTACGGACCCGAGACGGTCAAGGATGTCGAGTTGGGCGCGAAATACACATTCGATGTGTGGGGCGTGGTGGGCATCCTCAACATGGATGTCTATCGCGACTGGTACAACAATATCCAGCGCTCCTTCCAGTTTACCACCGCGACGCAGAACACGGTATTCACCGAAAACGTCGCCGGCGCGGTGCTGCAGGGCGTCGAACTCGAAACCACGATCGTACCGTCCGAAAGCTGGGAGATTTCTGGCAACTACTCCTATAACGGCGCGCGCTATACCAACTGGGTGTCGAGCGATCCGTTCAACGTCGCCATGCCGGGCAACCCATTATGCCTGCCGTCGTCGCCGGTCGGCGAGTGCCTGCTCGATCTGCGTAACAATCCATTTCCCCAGGCACCCGCGCAC
Above is a window of Rhizomicrobium sp. DNA encoding:
- a CDS encoding TonB-dependent receptor, translating into MVTARRREEDIQTVPLSVTAIGAEDLKTKHIVSPNDLQYNVPSLNVGGAYGHFQGSYAIRGLRTGTTSYFSEVEGGPTDAGAPIFDMASIQILRGPQGTLFGRTNTAGAILFTPQHPEFNNWGGSLEITQGDLGRSEITGVLNIPLIDDHLAMRVAVNRQQLDGYTKVIGTNIGLDGTGNESVRIGLEWKPGSGWFTNYTAVNQLHVDETPGSFVLSAYNANFALFNLPANTSTPAGAAAGTATFGAVCATAVASGLSPSLTSCEDQRLGILAQYKPILATEYARILQGGEALRHTGSSTDIPYSEKYEGFTFVNKSTADLGDLGFSKVTLTNIFGYQTVTGASLWDVTGTRGDLEAAVAINSAGGNVAFTPSGNVVNATTPIAKPGPALATYTEEFHIDGNYGDNLLTWIVGAYYRGQPYVQNLAGIANITRLYGGALQPNLGYNANYAFQNGGFTRARGEFAQFTLDLSSFVLNGLKFTAGIRDSRDGSSKYQLSAVKNVVTGVFTPGAASAPAYSDSSGLGWTAALDYTPVDNLLLYATARRGYRPGGLNLVLGCSAVPNCTPFYGPETVKDVELGAKYTFDVWGVVGILNMDVYRDWYNNIQRSFQFTTATQNTVFTENVAGAVLQGVELETTIVPSESWEISGNYSYNGARYTNWVSSDPFNVAMPGNPLCLPSSPVGECLLDLRNNPFPQAPAHKGTLSVRYRVPIEPAAGDLTGLFTVFAQSRDWLAEGAVRTLQLAPSTGFTADALKKAISQPTFASLNFRIDWHGIYGSDFDGAVFVNNITNQEHATNAINQLFTLGVIGKIYAEPRTFGAQVTYRFGD